AGGGTTCAAAGATTCTTAGCCATACTTCTGTTTGTAACATTTAGTATAAGTCTTTTATGTTTTGTAAGTGAAAATTGTAAATCTGCTGGTATTTTTATCCCACTATTTATAGCTTATTTGGTCTCTTTCTCTTTAGAGCGAATATTTTTTATCTCTTTTAAACATAGAGCTAAAAAAAGACTTCAAGGTATAAAAGACTTAAAAATCATAGCTATTACTGCATCATATGGAAAAACATCTATAAAAAACTATTTATACCAAATCCTTAAATCAAAGTTCAATGCCTATAAAACTCCAAGAAGTGTAAATACCCTAGCAGGACTTGTTTTAGATGTAAATAGAGACCTACCTGACAATGCAGAGATATACATAGCAGAAGCAGGTGCTAGAATGCAAGGTGATATAGAAGAGATATCAAACTTCTTGCACCAAGATTATGCGATCTTAGGACAAGTAGGTGAACAACATATAGAGTACTTCAAAACCTTAAATAATATTATCCACACAAAAATGGAAATCCTAAAATCACCAAAAATGATAAAAGCTTTTGTACATGAATCTGTACCAATTTTAGATTATGCAAAAATAGAAAAGTTCCCAAATGATTTAAATATAACAAAAAGCAATTTAGATGGAATCTGGTTTGATGTAAATATTGATGGGAAACAAGAACATTTCTACGCACCAATACTTGGAAGTTTCAACGCAGTGAATCTAACAGCTTGTATTCTTATGGCAAAAGAGTTAGGGATGAGTATAGATCAAATCAAAATAGCTCTAAATAAAATCAAACCAGTAGAACACAGACTTCAAAAAATAGAAGCTGGTGGGAAAGTTATCATTGATGATAGTTTTAATGGAAATTTTGAGGGGATGCTTGAAGCTGTAAATTTATGTAGCGAGTATGAAGGAAGAAAAGTAATCATAACGCCAGGTTTAGTTGAATCAACAGATGAGACAAATATCCTTTTAGCAAAAGAGATAGATAAACACTTCGATTTTGTTATTTTAACTGGTTCATTAAATACTCATCTTTTTAGTGATAATATAGATAAGAATAAACAGTTTATCCTAAAAGATAAATCAAAGATGGAAGAGACTTTAATAGAAAAAACAAGAGCAGGGGATTTAATCCTTTTCGCAAACGACGCACCAAACTTCATATAGGAATTATTATGGAAAGAATATACGCACCTTGGCGATTTGAATATGTAACAGAAGATAAGATTGATGGGTGTGTTTTTTGCCACATTTATGAAAATCCAAATGATGATGAAAAACTAGGTGTTGTTTTTAGAGATAAAAACTGCTATGTAGTTATGAACAAATACCCATACACTCCGGGTCATATGATGGTAATCCCAAATTTTCACACAGAAAATATAGAAGATTTAAACGATGAAGTATGGATTGAGATGTCTTTGAGAGTAAAACAAGCTACAAAGATGTTAAAAGAGGTTTTAAATGCCGAGGGTATAAATATTGGTATGAATCTTAGCAAAGCTGCTGGTGCTGGTATTGCTGAGCATGTTCATTATCATCTTGTTCCAAGATGGGGAGGGGATACTAATTTTATCACGACTATTGGTGATACTAGAGTTTATCCTGTTGATTTTGGGAAGATTTATAAGAAACTTTGTGAGAATGCTTTGGAGTATTTTGTATAAAGTTAAATAATGAGATATATAAAAAAATTGTTAATATAATAAGTGTATTTTTTATAGTTATGGTTTTTATTGGATGTGAGTTTAATGAGTCATTACCCCAAAAGTTTGTAGTATTTAAAAAAGATTTAATTGGTAAATGGAAAATTATAGATAATAAAGATTATCCAATTGTAATAATTTCAAATAATAATAGAGAATATATTTTTAAAACTTATGAAACTAATAGTGATAAATCTCAGGAAATAAGTGCTTATCTTTACGATTTAGATTATTTAAAAATACTTCAATTAAACTTTGGCATTAAAAAAAAACCTTTTTTTGGAAGATATGAGTTATTGAAGATAGATTTTTTATCAAAAGATAAAATTCTTTTAACGCATATTGATTTTGCTAAGTTTAAAGAGATAGGTGATGATTATAATAAAAGTAATAAATTAAAAAAATATGATTATGCAGATGTACC
The genomic region above belongs to Arcobacter sp. F2176 and contains:
- a CDS encoding UDP-N-acetylmuramoyl-tripeptide--D-alanyl-D-alanine ligase, giving the protein MEYFNIFTHLVLVMALGWYLITNLQWYSYKLERVIFKHHKLHWHIIYFVTPFVMYYLLPSLYFLVYFYALYLPLLVLWNMKLDKPLVLTSRVQRFLAILLFVTFSISLLCFVSENCKSAGIFIPLFIAYLVSFSLERIFFISFKHRAKKRLQGIKDLKIIAITASYGKTSIKNYLYQILKSKFNAYKTPRSVNTLAGLVLDVNRDLPDNAEIYIAEAGARMQGDIEEISNFLHQDYAILGQVGEQHIEYFKTLNNIIHTKMEILKSPKMIKAFVHESVPILDYAKIEKFPNDLNITKSNLDGIWFDVNIDGKQEHFYAPILGSFNAVNLTACILMAKELGMSIDQIKIALNKIKPVEHRLQKIEAGGKVIIDDSFNGNFEGMLEAVNLCSEYEGRKVIITPGLVESTDETNILLAKEIDKHFDFVILTGSLNTHLFSDNIDKNKQFILKDKSKMEETLIEKTRAGDLILFANDAPNFI
- a CDS encoding HIT domain-containing protein, producing MERIYAPWRFEYVTEDKIDGCVFCHIYENPNDDEKLGVVFRDKNCYVVMNKYPYTPGHMMVIPNFHTENIEDLNDEVWIEMSLRVKQATKMLKEVLNAEGINIGMNLSKAAGAGIAEHVHYHLVPRWGGDTNFITTIGDTRVYPVDFGKIYKKLCENALEYFV